The Armatimonadota bacterium genome includes a window with the following:
- a CDS encoding aminotransferase class I/II-fold pyridoxal phosphate-dependent enzyme: protein MPDISAKMAAVPASGIRKFFDIVSQMDDVISLGVGEPDFVTPWRIREACIYALEKGYTTYTSNYGLIELRELVALNLQRCYGLTYNPQNQILITVGVSEAIDLALRAILNQGDEVIIPEPCFVAYKPCVIFANGKPVAIPTSAELGFAPTPKQIEEAITEKTKAIFISYPNNPTGAVMSREALQEIIDLANRYDLWVISDEIYDKLVYGVEHTCIPTLRGAYERTILLNGWSKAYAMTGWRIGYAAGTPEIIEAMMKIHQYVMMCAPITAQMAAIEALKNGETDTKDMIQQYDRRRRLIVEGLNKIGLKCFEPKGAFYVFPSIQSTGLSSEELAERLLREEKVVVVPGNTFGACGEGYVRCSYATSLSNIQQALERMERFVKRLAGNL, encoded by the coding sequence ATGCCAGATATCTCTGCAAAAATGGCTGCGGTTCCTGCTTCGGGCATTCGAAAGTTTTTTGACATCGTCTCTCAAATGGATGATGTCATTTCGTTGGGTGTTGGTGAGCCCGATTTCGTAACGCCTTGGCGCATCAGAGAAGCGTGCATTTATGCTTTGGAGAAAGGCTACACTACGTACACTTCGAATTATGGCCTTATTGAACTCAGAGAATTAGTTGCGCTAAATCTCCAAAGATGTTATGGACTGACATATAATCCACAAAATCAAATTCTCATTACTGTGGGCGTCAGCGAGGCGATTGATTTAGCCCTTCGCGCTATTCTTAACCAAGGCGACGAAGTTATTATCCCTGAGCCGTGCTTTGTAGCATACAAACCTTGCGTAATCTTTGCGAATGGCAAGCCAGTTGCAATTCCAACAAGTGCGGAATTGGGGTTTGCTCCAACTCCTAAACAGATTGAGGAAGCAATAACGGAAAAGACTAAGGCAATATTTATTAGTTACCCAAACAACCCAACAGGCGCTGTGATGTCTAGAGAAGCGCTTCAAGAAATAATCGATTTGGCGAATAGATATGATCTTTGGGTTATATCCGATGAAATCTACGACAAACTGGTTTACGGCGTTGAGCATACTTGCATTCCAACTTTAAGAGGAGCATACGAGCGCACAATTTTACTAAATGGGTGGTCGAAAGCATATGCAATGACAGGCTGGCGAATTGGATACGCTGCTGGTACTCCGGAAATTATTGAAGCAATGATGAAGATTCACCAGTATGTAATGATGTGTGCGCCAATTACCGCTCAGATGGCCGCCATAGAAGCGCTAAAGAATGGGGAGACGGACACAAAGGATATGATACAGCAATATGATCGACGGCGGCGGCTAATAGTTGAAGGCCTGAATAAGATAGGATTGAAATGTTTCGAACCAAAGGGTGCATTTTATGTTTTCCCTTCGATTCAAAGTACAGGCCTAAGTTCGGAGGAGTTAGCCGAACGATTGCTTCGGGAGGAAAAAGTTGTAGTTGTTCCTGGTAATACTTTTGGAGCATGTGGCGAAGGTTACGTTCGTTGTTCCTATGCGACAAGCCTTTCAAATATTCAGCAGGCTCTTGAACGAATGGAGCGGTTTGTTAAAAGACTTGCTGGCAATCTATAA